Proteins from a genomic interval of Kitasatospora herbaricolor:
- a CDS encoding sensor histidine kinase, translating into MPSLNELVRRHTTLTGADVEWLHMLVSEWQLLSDLSFADLVLWIPTWDGIRYVSVAQMRPNTGPTSYQDDMVGHLVPRGRRPLLDAAFDEGRIVREGDPEWREEVPVRVESIPVRREGKVLGVIARNTNLLTVRTPSRLELTYLQSASDLAQMIAAGSFPYPGVEQTDMDAAPRVGDGLIRLDADGIVTYASPNALSAYHRLGLTTDLVGSHLGRSTAELAPPSRGAVHEALVKLASGWAPRQTEVEAQGGVVTLRAIPLKPKGVLTGSLVLARDVTELRRRDRELMTKDATIREIHHRVKNNLQTVAALLRLQSRRMDSDAGRAALDEAVRRVGSIAIVHETLSQTLDEQVAFDEIADRVLAMVMELSQDGRVATRRSGSFGILSAEVATPLAMVLTELLQNALEHAFGGKDAGNLEVSALRGRAPATGMGWSDSWNGGAKPEEYLLITVQDDGRGMPEGFDPQQAGNLGLQIVRTLATGELGGTFDMVAAPDGGTKVVLEIPVR; encoded by the coding sequence GTGCCCTCGCTGAATGAACTCGTCCGCCGCCACACCACCCTGACCGGTGCCGATGTGGAGTGGCTCCACATGCTGGTCTCGGAGTGGCAGCTGCTCTCCGACCTCTCCTTCGCCGACCTGGTGCTCTGGATCCCCACCTGGGACGGCATCCGGTACGTCTCGGTGGCCCAGATGCGGCCCAACACCGGCCCGACGTCGTACCAGGACGACATGGTCGGCCACCTGGTGCCGCGCGGCCGGCGCCCGCTGCTGGACGCCGCCTTCGACGAGGGCCGGATCGTCCGCGAGGGCGACCCGGAGTGGCGCGAGGAGGTGCCGGTGCGGGTCGAGTCGATCCCCGTCCGGCGCGAGGGCAAGGTGCTGGGGGTGATCGCCCGCAACACCAACCTGCTGACCGTCCGCACGCCCAGCCGGCTGGAGCTCACCTACCTGCAGAGCGCCTCGGACCTTGCCCAGATGATCGCGGCCGGCTCCTTCCCCTACCCGGGCGTGGAGCAGACCGACATGGACGCGGCGCCCCGGGTCGGCGACGGCCTGATCAGGCTGGACGCGGACGGCATCGTCACCTACGCCAGCCCCAACGCGCTCTCGGCGTACCACCGGCTCGGACTGACCACCGACCTGGTGGGCAGTCACCTGGGTCGCAGCACCGCCGAGCTGGCGCCGCCCTCGCGCGGCGCGGTGCACGAGGCGCTGGTGAAGCTGGCCAGCGGGTGGGCGCCCCGGCAGACCGAGGTGGAGGCGCAGGGGGGAGTGGTGACCCTGCGGGCCATCCCGCTCAAGCCCAAGGGGGTGCTCACCGGCTCGCTGGTGCTGGCCCGGGACGTCACCGAGCTGCGCCGGCGCGACCGCGAGCTGATGACCAAGGACGCCACCATCCGGGAGATCCACCACCGGGTGAAGAACAACCTGCAGACGGTCGCGGCGCTGCTGCGGCTGCAGTCCCGCCGGATGGACTCGGACGCCGGGCGGGCCGCGCTGGACGAGGCGGTGCGCCGGGTCGGTTCGATCGCGATCGTGCACGAGACGCTGTCGCAGACGCTGGACGAGCAGGTCGCCTTCGACGAGATCGCCGACCGGGTGCTGGCGATGGTCATGGAGCTGTCCCAGGACGGCCGGGTCGCGACCCGCCGCAGCGGCAGCTTCGGCATCCTGTCCGCCGAGGTGGCGACGCCGCTGGCGATGGTGCTGACCGAGCTGCTGCAGAACGCGCTGGAGCACGCCTTCGGCGGCAAGGACGCCGGGAACCTGGAGGTGAGCGCCCTGCGCGGGCGGGCGCCGGCCACCGGGATGGGCTGGTCGGACAGCTGGAACGGCGGGGCGAAGCCGGAGGAGTACCTGCTGATCACGGTGCAGGACGACGGTCGGGGGATGCCCGAGGGGTTCGACCCGCAGCAGGCGGGCAACCTGGGCCTGCAGATCGTCCGGACGCTGGCGACCGGCGAGCTGGGCGGCACCTTCGACATGGTGGCGGCGCCGGACGGCGGCACGAAGGTGGTGCTGGAGATCCCGGTCCGCTGA
- a CDS encoding diacylglycerol/lipid kinase family protein has translation MRALLVVNPKATTTSARTRDVLTHALRSDLKLEVAHTQYRGHARDLARQAADDGAVDLVVALGGDGTVNEVVNGLLAHGPGERVPRLAVVPGGSTNVFARALGLPNHPVEATGVLLDALDQRRERPVGLGKAMTEGLPDRWFTFTAGLGFDAGVVGRVEEQRRAGRKSTHALYVGQALRHYVTEREHRRAGQVTLEIPGRAPTPGLVLTIVSNTSPWTFLGNRPVYPSPLASFDTDLDVFGITRMTAFGTARTVRQILRSHTPSKDDAQAAGPLGKHAISYHDVRHFTLVSQEPAPFQVDGDHLGDRSRVSFTGVRRALRVIV, from the coding sequence ATGCGCGCTCTCCTGGTCGTGAATCCGAAGGCGACCACCACCAGTGCCCGCACCAGGGACGTCCTCACCCATGCGCTGCGCAGCGACCTCAAGCTGGAGGTCGCCCACACCCAGTACCGCGGGCACGCCCGCGACCTGGCCCGGCAGGCGGCGGACGACGGCGCGGTGGACCTCGTGGTGGCCCTGGGCGGCGACGGCACGGTCAACGAGGTGGTGAACGGCCTCCTGGCGCACGGCCCCGGCGAGCGGGTGCCGCGGCTCGCGGTGGTTCCCGGCGGCAGCACCAACGTGTTCGCCCGCGCGCTCGGGCTGCCCAACCACCCGGTGGAGGCCACCGGGGTGCTGCTGGACGCCCTGGACCAGCGCCGGGAGCGCCCGGTCGGTCTGGGCAAGGCGATGACCGAGGGCCTGCCGGACCGCTGGTTCACCTTCACCGCGGGCCTGGGCTTCGACGCCGGCGTGGTGGGCCGGGTGGAGGAGCAGCGCAGGGCGGGGCGCAAGTCCACCCACGCGCTCTACGTCGGGCAGGCACTGCGGCACTACGTCACCGAGCGTGAACACCGCCGGGCGGGCCAGGTGACCCTTGAGATTCCGGGCCGGGCGCCGACCCCGGGCCTGGTGCTGACCATAGTCAGCAACACCTCGCCGTGGACCTTCCTCGGGAATCGTCCGGTGTATCCCTCCCCGCTCGCTTCCTTCGACACGGACTTGGACGTTTTCGGCATCACCCGGATGACGGCGTTCGGAACCGCTCGAACGGTCCGTCAGATCCTGCGGTCACACACGCCTTCGAAGGACGACGCGCAGGCGGCGGGGCCGCTGGGCAAACACGCCATCTCCTATCACGACGTCCGGCACTTCACCTTGGTTTCACAGGAACCGGCCCCGTTTCAGGTCGACGGGGACCACCTTGGAGACAGGAGTCGCGTCAGTTTCACAGGCGTTCGGCGGGCACTGCGTGTGATTGTGTGA
- a CDS encoding WhiB family transcriptional regulator, whose product MDWRHRAVCREEDPELFFPIGNTGPALLQIEEAKAVCRRCPVMEQCLQWALETGQDAGVWGGMSEDERRAMKRRAARNRARTA is encoded by the coding sequence ATGGACTGGCGCCACCGCGCTGTCTGCCGCGAAGAGGACCCGGAGCTTTTCTTCCCGATCGGGAACACCGGTCCTGCTCTGCTGCAGATCGAGGAAGCCAAGGCCGTGTGCCGCCGCTGTCCCGTAATGGAGCAGTGCCTGCAGTGGGCTCTTGAGACCGGCCAGGACGCCGGCGTCTGGGGCGGTATGAGCGAGGACGAGCGTCGCGCGATGAAGCGCCGCGCTGCCCGCAACCGCGCCCGCACCGCCTGA
- the sodX gene encoding nickel-type superoxide dismutase maturation protease has product MEEPTGGVPGGGLLPFGVVDVAGPSMVPTLHDGDLVVVRYGARIRPGAVVLFRHPLQQDLRLVKRADGRRGGGWWLLSDNRPVDSDSRQFGAVPDELVLGRVLLRVRPGPAWLAPSRWLERALLAGPLARVPGLARRLGVWLSPEP; this is encoded by the coding sequence ATGGAGGAGCCGACGGGCGGTGTGCCCGGCGGCGGTCTGCTGCCGTTCGGCGTGGTCGACGTCGCGGGGCCGTCGATGGTGCCGACGCTGCACGACGGCGACCTGGTGGTGGTCCGGTACGGGGCGCGGATCAGGCCGGGCGCGGTGGTGCTGTTCCGGCACCCGCTGCAGCAGGACCTGCGCCTGGTGAAGCGCGCGGACGGGCGGCGCGGGGGCGGCTGGTGGCTGCTCTCGGACAACCGGCCGGTGGACAGCGACAGCCGTCAGTTCGGCGCGGTGCCGGACGAGTTGGTGCTCGGCCGGGTGCTGCTGAGGGTGCGTCCCGGACCGGCCTGGCTGGCGCCGTCGCGGTGGCTGGAGCGGGCGCTGCTGGCAGGGCCGCTGGCCCGGGTGCCGGGGCTGGCCCGGCGGCTGGGGGTCTGGCTCAGCCCGGAACCGTGA
- a CDS encoding anti-sigma regulatory factor, translated as MSQIDGEPGVKDFVEVRLPAAGAYLSVLRTATAGLAARLDFTLDEIEDLRIAVDEACAILLQQAVPGSVLSCEFRLVGDSLRVTVSAPTTDGRAPERDTFAWTVLSALAGEVDSSVADDRTVSISLHKKRGGSPAQP; from the coding sequence GTGTCCCAGATCGACGGCGAGCCCGGAGTGAAGGACTTCGTGGAAGTCCGGCTGCCCGCGGCGGGGGCCTACCTCTCGGTGCTGCGAACAGCAACGGCGGGCCTCGCGGCCCGGCTGGACTTCACCCTGGACGAGATCGAGGATCTCCGGATCGCGGTGGACGAGGCCTGCGCCATCCTGCTCCAGCAGGCGGTGCCGGGTTCGGTCCTCTCCTGCGAGTTCCGGCTGGTCGGCGACTCGCTCAGGGTCACCGTCTCGGCGCCGACCACCGACGGCCGGGCCCCCGAGCGGGACACCTTCGCCTGGACGGTGCTCTCCGCACTGGCCGGCGAGGTGGACTCCTCGGTCGCCGACGACAGGACAGTGTCGATCAGCCTGCACAAGAAGCGCGGTGGATCCCCGGCCCAGCCGTAG
- a CDS encoding RNA polymerase sigma factor SigF — protein sequence MSDLDRTGTDRRTAGSAEAAADAVAQARALATAGRAVPPQASVPGLAAHDDAHPKDAHRMSQPTEPTSDPSTPPPSTEPAAEPSAETAAALPDEDTTDVPDAEAAEAAGTAVRAAVPAQPTPHRSGAPDREAARALFVRLSALPEGSAERVELRNQLVRMHIPLVEHLARRFRNRGEPLDDLTQVATIGLIKSVDRFDHERGVEFSTYATPTIVGEIKRHFRDKGWAVRVPRRLQELRLSLTTATSELSQRHGRSPTVHELAEHLGISEEDVLEGLESANAYSTLSLDVPDSDDESPAVADTLGTTDEALEGVEYRESLKPLLAQLPPREQKILVLRFFRNMTQSQIATEVGISQMHVSRLLARTLAQLREKLLVEE from the coding sequence GTGAGTGATCTGGACCGTACGGGTACCGACCGGCGAACGGCCGGCTCCGCCGAAGCGGCTGCCGACGCCGTCGCGCAGGCCCGCGCCCTCGCGACGGCCGGACGGGCCGTACCGCCCCAGGCGAGCGTTCCCGGCCTCGCCGCCCACGACGACGCGCACCCGAAGGACGCCCACCGGATGAGCCAGCCGACCGAGCCGACGTCCGATCCGTCGACGCCGCCGCCGTCGACCGAGCCCGCGGCCGAGCCGTCGGCCGAAACGGCGGCCGCGCTGCCGGACGAGGACACCACGGACGTCCCGGACGCCGAGGCGGCCGAGGCGGCCGGCACCGCGGTGCGCGCCGCCGTGCCGGCGCAGCCCACCCCGCACCGGTCCGGGGCCCCGGACCGGGAGGCCGCCCGGGCGCTGTTCGTGCGGCTCTCCGCCCTGCCCGAGGGCTCGGCCGAGCGGGTGGAACTGCGCAACCAGCTGGTCCGGATGCACATCCCGCTGGTGGAGCACCTGGCCCGGCGCTTCCGCAACCGCGGCGAGCCGCTGGACGACCTCACCCAGGTCGCCACCATCGGCCTGATCAAGTCGGTGGACCGCTTCGACCACGAGCGCGGGGTGGAGTTCTCCACCTACGCGACGCCGACCATCGTGGGCGAGATCAAGCGGCACTTCCGCGACAAGGGCTGGGCCGTCCGGGTCCCGCGCCGGCTGCAGGAGCTGCGGCTGTCGCTGACCACGGCGACCAGCGAGCTCTCCCAGCGGCACGGACGCTCCCCCACGGTGCACGAGCTGGCGGAGCACCTGGGGATCTCCGAGGAGGACGTGCTGGAGGGCCTGGAGTCCGCCAACGCGTACAGCACGCTCTCGCTGGACGTCCCGGACAGCGACGACGAGTCGCCGGCCGTGGCGGACACCCTGGGGACGACCGACGAGGCGCTGGAGGGCGTCGAGTACCGGGAGTCGCTCAAGCCGCTGCTGGCCCAACTCCCGCCCCGCGAGCAGAAGATCCTCGTCCTGCGGTTCTTCAGGAACATGACGCAGTCGCAGATCGCCACCGAGGTCGGCATCTCCCAGATGCACGTCTCCCGGCTGCTCGCCCGGACCCTGGCGCAACTGCGGGAGAAGCTCCTCGTCGAGGAGTAG
- a CDS encoding SIS domain-containing protein, with amino-acid sequence MSDPQTLSAVPGRIMAAEMAEQPAVLQRILDEGAPKIREIAAEIASRNPRFVLLTARGTSDNAALYAKYLIEILLGKPAGLTSMSTTTAYGAKPDLTDVLVVTVSQSGGSPDLVASTKAAREAGAITLAVTNNAASPLAEVSEFHIDVLAGPEKALPATKTYTAELLALYLLVEGLRGGDGSAAKALPGLAAGILARQAEIKALAERYRFAQRLVITSRGYGYPTAREAALKLMETTYIPASPFSGADLLHGPLAMVDNVSPVIAIVPDGKGGEALQPVLDRLRGRGADLVVIGQQNQVDAASAGFALPAGVPEEVQTILEILPLQLLAYEVTIARGQDPDAPRALAKVTETH; translated from the coding sequence ATGTCCGACCCGCAGACCCTCTCAGCCGTCCCCGGCCGGATCATGGCGGCGGAGATGGCCGAGCAGCCGGCCGTCCTGCAACGCATCCTCGACGAGGGCGCCCCCAAGATCCGGGAGATCGCCGCCGAGATCGCGTCCCGCAACCCGCGCTTCGTCCTGCTGACCGCCCGCGGCACGTCCGACAACGCGGCGCTGTACGCGAAGTACCTGATCGAGATCCTGCTGGGCAAGCCCGCCGGCCTCACCTCGATGTCCACCACCACCGCCTACGGCGCCAAGCCGGACCTCACCGACGTCCTGGTCGTCACCGTCAGCCAGTCCGGCGGCTCGCCCGACCTGGTCGCCTCCACGAAGGCGGCCCGCGAGGCCGGCGCCATCACGCTGGCCGTGACCAACAACGCCGCGTCCCCGCTCGCCGAGGTCTCCGAGTTCCACATCGACGTGCTGGCCGGCCCGGAGAAGGCGCTGCCGGCCACCAAGACCTACACCGCCGAGCTGCTCGCGCTCTACCTGCTGGTCGAGGGCCTGCGCGGCGGGGACGGCTCGGCCGCCAAGGCGCTGCCGGGCCTGGCCGCCGGCATCCTGGCCCGGCAGGCCGAGATCAAGGCGCTGGCCGAGCGCTACCGGTTCGCCCAGCGCCTGGTCATCACCTCGCGGGGCTACGGCTACCCGACGGCCCGCGAGGCGGCCCTCAAGCTGATGGAGACCACCTACATCCCGGCCTCGCCGTTCTCCGGGGCGGACCTCCTGCACGGCCCGCTGGCGATGGTGGACAACGTCTCCCCGGTCATCGCGATCGTGCCGGACGGCAAGGGCGGGGAGGCCCTGCAACCCGTCCTGGACCGCCTGCGCGGCCGGGGTGCGGACCTGGTGGTGATCGGCCAGCAGAACCAGGTCGACGCCGCCTCCGCGGGCTTCGCGCTGCCGGCCGGCGTGCCCGAGGAGGTCCAGACGATCCTGGAGATCCTGCCGCTGCAGCTGCTGGCCTACGAGGTCACCATCGCCCGCGGGCAGGACCCGGACGCCCCGCGCGCCCTGGCGAAGGTCACCGAGACCCACTGA
- the sodN gene encoding superoxide dismutase, Ni — translation MFSRLFAPRATAQAHCDLPCGVYDPAQARIEAESVKATQEKYQANEDSHFRARAIIIKEQRAEAVKHHISVLWSDYFKAPHFEKYPQLHQLINDTLKAASATKASTDPATGQALLDLIAEVDKIFWETKQA, via the coding sequence ATGTTCTCTCGTCTGTTTGCACCTCGCGCCACCGCCCAGGCCCACTGCGACCTGCCCTGCGGCGTCTACGACCCGGCCCAGGCCCGGATCGAGGCCGAGTCCGTCAAGGCCACGCAGGAGAAGTACCAGGCCAACGAGGACTCGCACTTCCGCGCTCGCGCCATCATCATCAAGGAGCAGCGCGCCGAGGCCGTCAAGCACCACATCTCGGTGCTCTGGAGCGACTACTTCAAGGCCCCGCACTTCGAGAAGTACCCGCAGCTGCACCAGCTCATCAACGACACCCTGAAGGCCGCCTCGGCCACCAAGGCGTCGACGGACCCGGCCACCGGCCAGGCCCTGCTCGACCTCATCGCCGAGGTCGACAAGATCTTCTGGGAGACCAAGCAGGCCTGA
- a CDS encoding amino acid ABC transporter ATP-binding protein translates to MADLTKTPAEGGPAGPMVRAESVHKSYGLVEVLKGIDLEVKQGEVFCLVGPSGSGKSTFLRCINHLEKVNGGRLWVDGELVGYRQKGDKLYELKDREVAMKRRDIGMVFQRFNLFPHMTAIENVIEAPVQVKGESKGDARERAMALLERVGLADKAKNYPSQLSGGQQQRVAIARALAMKPKLMLFDEPTSALDPELVGDVLDVMRGLAEEGMTMIVVTHEMGFAREVGDALVFMDGGVVVESGNPREVLTNPQHERTRAFLSKVL, encoded by the coding sequence ATGGCCGATCTGACGAAGACCCCCGCCGAGGGCGGTCCGGCCGGCCCGATGGTCAGGGCCGAGTCCGTGCACAAGTCCTACGGCCTGGTCGAGGTGCTCAAGGGCATCGACCTGGAGGTCAAGCAGGGCGAGGTGTTCTGCCTGGTCGGCCCGTCCGGCTCGGGCAAGTCGACCTTCCTGCGGTGCATCAACCACCTGGAGAAGGTCAACGGCGGTCGCCTCTGGGTGGACGGCGAGCTGGTGGGCTACCGCCAGAAGGGCGACAAGCTCTACGAGCTCAAGGACCGCGAGGTCGCCATGAAGCGCCGGGACATCGGCATGGTCTTCCAGCGCTTCAACCTCTTCCCGCACATGACCGCGATCGAGAACGTCATCGAGGCGCCGGTCCAGGTCAAGGGCGAGAGCAAGGGCGACGCCCGGGAGCGGGCGATGGCCCTGCTGGAGCGGGTCGGACTGGCCGACAAGGCCAAGAACTACCCGTCCCAGCTCTCCGGCGGACAGCAGCAGCGGGTGGCGATCGCCCGCGCGCTGGCGATGAAGCCGAAGCTGATGCTCTTCGACGAGCCCACCTCCGCGCTCGACCCCGAGCTGGTCGGCGACGTCCTGGACGTCATGCGCGGCCTGGCCGAGGAGGGCATGACGATGATCGTCGTGACCCACGAGATGGGCTTCGCCCGCGAGGTCGGCGACGCGCTGGTGTTCATGGACGGCGGCGTGGTCGTCGAGTCCGGCAACCCGCGCGAGGTGCTCACCAACCCGCAGCACGAGCGGACCAGGGCGTTCCTCTCCAAGGTGCTCTGA
- a CDS encoding GNAT family N-acetyltransferase: MIRTAAITDVPVIHAMIRELADYEKALHEAQATEEQLREALFGANPALFGLIAEDDSTGEPVGFALWFLNFSTWRGTHGIYLEDLYVSPASRGGGHGKALLLELARIAVERGYSRVEWSVLDWNEPSINFYKSLGAVPMDGWTVYRLTDEALAEAGRR; this comes from the coding sequence ATGATCCGTACCGCCGCCATAACCGATGTCCCGGTCATCCACGCCATGATCCGCGAGCTCGCGGACTACGAGAAGGCGCTGCACGAGGCGCAGGCGACCGAGGAGCAACTGCGTGAGGCGCTGTTCGGCGCGAACCCGGCACTGTTCGGCCTGATCGCCGAGGACGACAGCACCGGCGAGCCGGTCGGCTTCGCCCTGTGGTTCCTCAACTTCTCCACCTGGCGCGGCACCCACGGCATCTACCTGGAGGACCTGTACGTCAGCCCGGCCTCCCGGGGCGGCGGCCACGGCAAGGCCCTGCTGCTGGAGCTGGCCCGGATCGCGGTGGAGCGCGGCTACTCGCGGGTGGAGTGGTCGGTGCTCGACTGGAACGAGCCGTCGATCAACTTCTACAAGTCGCTCGGCGCGGTGCCGATGGACGGCTGGACCGTCTACCGGCTGACCGACGAGGCCCTGGCGGAGGCCGGCCGCCGCTGA
- a CDS encoding amino acid ABC transporter permease — protein sequence MLIHAVVTVPAFKWDLVGHYLFDDRILHGLVVTLELTALAMIMGVIGGILLAVMRLSPNPLLSGTAWVYIWVFRGTPVLVQLVFWNFLGVLWAKLSIGIPFGPAFWSEQTNVLIPTFVAALLGLGLNEAAYMAEIVRGGIQSVDEGQLEASQALGMNRFDAMRRIILPQAMRVIIPPTGNETISMLKTTSLVSVIALEELFRAGQNIYSRNFQSIPLLIVVSLWYLFLTSILTVGQYYIERHYARGSNRSLPPTPLQRLSGLFKGIKSTPAPKPADAAPHGGGGEGGGL from the coding sequence ATGCTGATCCACGCCGTCGTGACCGTCCCCGCCTTCAAGTGGGATCTCGTCGGGCACTACCTCTTCGACGACCGCATCCTGCACGGCCTGGTGGTCACGCTGGAGCTGACCGCGCTCGCCATGATCATGGGCGTGATCGGCGGCATCCTGCTCGCGGTGATGCGGCTCTCGCCGAACCCGCTGCTCTCCGGCACGGCCTGGGTCTACATCTGGGTGTTCCGCGGGACACCCGTGCTGGTCCAGCTGGTGTTCTGGAACTTCCTCGGCGTGCTCTGGGCCAAGCTCTCGATCGGCATCCCGTTCGGCCCGGCCTTCTGGTCGGAGCAGACCAACGTCCTGATCCCGACCTTCGTCGCCGCGCTGCTGGGCCTCGGCCTGAACGAGGCCGCGTACATGGCGGAGATCGTCCGCGGCGGCATCCAGTCGGTGGACGAGGGGCAGCTGGAGGCGTCCCAGGCGCTGGGAATGAACCGGTTCGACGCGATGCGCCGGATCATCCTGCCGCAGGCCATGCGAGTGATCATCCCGCCGACCGGCAACGAGACCATCTCGATGCTGAAGACCACCTCCCTGGTCAGCGTCATCGCCCTGGAGGAGCTCTTCCGGGCCGGTCAGAACATCTACTCGCGCAACTTCCAGAGCATCCCGCTGCTGATCGTGGTCAGCCTCTGGTACCTGTTCCTCACCTCGATCCTCACCGTGGGCCAGTACTACATCGAGCGGCACTACGCCCGCGGCTCCAACCGCTCGCTGCCGCCGACCCCGCTGCAGCGCTTGAGCGGCCTGTTCAAGGGCATCAAGTCCACACCGGCACCGAAGCCCGCCGACGCGGCACCCCACGGCGGCGGCGGCGAAGGAGGCGGTCTGTGA
- a CDS encoding CGNR zinc finger domain-containing protein, with product MELASYADFAVRLVNSEQPWRGTDQLTSVDAVRSLFGSPSRAASLADESDLPRLRAARTRLRGVFEAAAEGDEVRGVDLLNSLMIEYPVSPLVSGHDYLDENGRPRWHLHLADNAPTAAANYTAVACMGLAIHLTELGADRLGICQAAPCRNAYLDTSTNRSRRYCSDRCATRANVAAYRARKRQEALEATAAQA from the coding sequence GTGGAGCTCGCCTCGTACGCCGACTTCGCCGTCCGGCTCGTCAACAGCGAGCAGCCCTGGCGCGGCACCGACCAGCTGACGTCGGTGGACGCCGTACGGAGCCTGTTCGGCAGCCCGTCCCGGGCCGCCTCGCTCGCCGACGAGTCCGACCTGCCCCGGCTGCGGGCCGCCCGGACCAGGCTGCGCGGGGTCTTCGAGGCCGCCGCCGAGGGCGACGAGGTACGCGGCGTCGACCTGCTGAACAGCCTGATGATCGAGTACCCGGTCAGCCCGCTGGTCTCCGGTCACGACTACCTCGACGAGAACGGCCGCCCGCGCTGGCACCTGCACCTCGCCGACAACGCGCCCACCGCCGCCGCCAACTACACCGCGGTGGCCTGCATGGGCCTGGCCATCCACCTGACCGAGCTCGGCGCCGACCGGCTCGGCATCTGCCAGGCCGCCCCCTGCCGCAACGCCTACCTGGACACCTCGACCAACCGCTCGCGCCGCTACTGCTCCGACCGCTGCGCCACCCGCGCCAATGTCGCCGCGTACCGGGCCCGCAAGCGCCAGGAGGCCCTGGAGGCTACGGCCGCCCAGGCCTGA
- a CDS encoding nuclear transport factor 2 family protein: protein MGTTAAPTAFDTGALREGIEHRDADTLLALYADDAELRMVDHKTQPSHPLVMHGRSEISAMLADVYGREMTHKLEQVVVQGDHVAFMESCLYPDGVRVLCTSVADLRDGRIVDQTSIQAWDEQE, encoded by the coding sequence ATGGGCACCACGGCGGCACCGACCGCCTTCGACACCGGAGCGCTCCGCGAGGGCATCGAGCACCGGGACGCGGACACGCTGCTCGCGCTGTACGCGGACGACGCCGAGCTCCGCATGGTCGACCACAAGACCCAGCCGAGCCACCCCCTGGTCATGCACGGCCGCTCGGAGATCAGTGCGATGCTGGCCGACGTCTACGGCCGGGAGATGACCCACAAGCTGGAGCAGGTCGTGGTCCAGGGCGACCACGTGGCCTTCATGGAGTCCTGCCTGTACCCGGACGGGGTCAGGGTGCTCTGCACCTCGGTCGCCGACCTCAGGGACGGCCGGATCGTCGACCAGACGTCCATCCAGGCCTGGGACGAGCAGGAGTGA
- a CDS encoding ABC transporter substrate-binding protein, translating to MTARTPRTRLLAACAVLASATLALTACGSSGDSTSGSGSTGASAGATVKAVTADPALAALVPADIKSGGKLVVGSDASYAPNEFQDDKGTIVGMDVDLANAIAAKLGLKAEVQNAGFTAIIPGIGANKYQLGMSSFTDTKEREQTVDMVTYFTAGTASAVKKGNPDKISADDLCGKKIAVQTGTTQADAIVDVINPACVKAGKPTVPNDGDKFDLQTDVTNAVVSGRDQVMMADSPVIDYALKQTGGQLEKLGATTDSAPYGIALAKGSALTPAVQKAVQALMDDGTYKEILQKWGVDAGAIDKAQLNGATS from the coding sequence ATGACCGCTCGTACCCCGCGCACCCGCCTTCTCGCGGCCTGCGCCGTCCTCGCCTCCGCCACGCTCGCCCTGACCGCCTGCGGCAGCAGCGGCGACTCCACCTCGGGCTCCGGCTCCACCGGTGCGAGCGCGGGCGCCACGGTCAAGGCCGTCACGGCCGACCCCGCCCTGGCGGCACTCGTCCCGGCCGACATCAAGTCGGGCGGCAAGCTGGTCGTCGGTTCCGACGCCTCCTACGCCCCGAACGAGTTCCAGGACGACAAGGGCACCATCGTCGGCATGGACGTCGACCTGGCCAACGCCATCGCCGCGAAGCTCGGCCTCAAGGCCGAGGTCCAGAACGCCGGCTTCACCGCGATCATCCCGGGCATCGGCGCGAACAAGTACCAGCTCGGCATGAGCTCCTTCACGGACACCAAGGAGCGCGAGCAGACCGTCGACATGGTCACCTACTTCACCGCGGGCACCGCCTCCGCGGTCAAGAAGGGCAACCCGGACAAGATCTCCGCCGACGACCTCTGCGGCAAGAAGATCGCCGTCCAGACCGGCACCACCCAGGCCGACGCGATCGTCGACGTCATCAACCCGGCGTGCGTGAAGGCCGGCAAGCCGACCGTCCCGAACGACGGCGACAAGTTCGACCTGCAGACGGACGTCACCAACGCCGTGGTCTCCGGCCGCGACCAGGTCATGATGGCGGACTCCCCGGTCATCGACTACGCCCTCAAGCAGACCGGCGGCCAGCTGGAGAAGCTCGGTGCCACCACCGACTCCGCGCCGTACGGCATCGCGCTCGCCAAGGGCTCCGCGCTGACCCCGGCCGTCCAGAAGGCCGTCCAGGCGCTGATGGACGACGGCACGTACAAGGAGATCCTGCAGAAGTGGGGTGTCGACGCCGGTGCGATCGACAAGGCTCAGCTCAACGGCGCCACCAGCTGA